The Polaribacter tangerinus genome has a segment encoding these proteins:
- a CDS encoding D-arabinono-1,4-lactone oxidase, translating into MKQKNNGIWVSWNENVKHSYKSLYKITSESELQKVIAHSKKIRFFGNKQSSADIAAGTDTLIDMKNYNKIVSYDDDKRTITVQSGVILKDLLEAIEAVGWCIPCLPDINTITVGGALATGTHGTSGKLLSEYITSCRLILADGSVKEIKSNDELMNAVKVSLGMLGVLSTITFKCEPAYTLHVKERPENDSEWLPKIKNRLKKHDFLRVLWLPHTNKGYVITGDKIAPETEVTENLGPKFLKHRRTASKILYKYTHVFPWLTAIANKLLYIGFFSSKKEHKGSLYQATVTKSRGSTLELAEWTIGLNKFPQVFKELKKEINKWNNKSFIHIPMDVRFVEKDNAWLSYAYKEDIVTMGCVSRNAATADTYEAFKTVEKIFLKYGGRPHWGKRFTAKDSQLSKIYPKWEDFKSLRKELDPTNKFLNPYLSKLVNEKKTANVRKVVA; encoded by the coding sequence ATGAAACAAAAAAACAACGGTATTTGGGTAAGCTGGAACGAGAATGTAAAACACAGCTACAAATCTTTATATAAAATTACTTCAGAAAGCGAATTGCAAAAAGTAATTGCCCATAGTAAAAAAATCCGTTTTTTTGGTAATAAACAATCTTCTGCAGATATTGCCGCAGGTACAGACACATTGATAGACATGAAAAACTATAATAAAATAGTTTCTTATGATGATGATAAGCGAACCATAACAGTGCAGTCTGGTGTTATTTTAAAAGATTTGTTAGAAGCTATTGAAGCTGTTGGTTGGTGCATACCTTGCCTACCAGATATAAATACTATTACTGTTGGTGGTGCATTAGCAACCGGAACACATGGTACAAGTGGCAAATTATTATCGGAATATATAACCTCTTGCAGACTAATATTAGCAGACGGTTCTGTAAAAGAAATTAAAAGCAATGATGAATTGATGAATGCAGTAAAAGTATCTTTAGGCATGCTAGGAGTGCTCTCTACTATAACATTTAAATGTGAACCAGCTTACACACTCCATGTTAAAGAAAGACCAGAAAACGATTCGGAATGGTTGCCAAAAATTAAAAATCGTTTGAAAAAGCACGATTTTTTAAGAGTATTATGGTTGCCACATACTAATAAAGGATATGTAATTACAGGAGATAAGATAGCTCCTGAAACTGAAGTTACTGAAAACTTAGGTCCTAAGTTTTTAAAGCATAGAAGAACTGCTTCTAAAATATTATATAAATATACGCACGTATTTCCTTGGCTTACTGCCATTGCAAACAAGTTGTTATATATTGGTTTTTTTAGTTCAAAGAAAGAGCACAAAGGTTCATTGTATCAAGCAACTGTTACAAAATCTAGAGGTTCTACGCTAGAATTAGCCGAATGGACTATTGGTTTAAACAAGTTTCCACAGGTATTTAAAGAACTAAAAAAAGAGATTAACAAATGGAATAACAAGTCTTTTATCCATATTCCAATGGATGTACGTTTTGTAGAAAAAGATAACGCTTGGCTTAGCTACGCATATAAAGAAGACATTGTTACAATGGGATGTGTTTCTAGAAATGCTGCTACTGCAGATACATACGAAGCCTTTAAAACCGTTGAAAAAATATTTTTAAAATATGGAGGAAGACCTCATTGGGGAAAACGTTTTACCGCAAAAGATAGTCAACTTTCT
- a CDS encoding type ISP restriction/modification enzyme encodes MTIENYIDNINQRYKLGNATEHTFRGDLQQLIESLVPEVRATNEPKRQSCGAPDYILTKKDIPVGFIEAKDIDNKDLEGKKKSVNKEQFDRYKASLDNLIFTDYINFHLYNDGDFITKIAIAEITEKGIIALPQNFARFENLIKDFCVHIGQNIKSSKKLAEMMAGKARLLSDVIEKALTSDETHNEDSTLKEQMTAFKSILIHDITPKGFADVYAQTIAYGMFAARLHDPTLDTFSRQEAAELIPKSNPFLRKLFGYIAGPDIDDRIKWIVDNLTEIFLACNVEEILKNYGKTTKMEDPIIHFYETFLAEYDPKLRKARGVWYTPAPVVNFIVRAVDDILKTEFDLPQGLADTSKTKIKVNTQIPDKNFKSGYKQVEQEVHKVQILDPATGTGTFLAEVIKHVNKKFKGQEGIWSGYVENHLLPRLNGFELLMASYAMAHLQLDLLLKETGFKATTNQRTRVYLTNSLEEYHPDTGTLFAGWLSSEANEANHIKRDSPVMCVIGNPPYSGESSNKGAWIMDLMQDYKKEPGGKEKLKERNPKWINDDYVKFLRYGQHFIEKNGSGVLAFINPHGFLDNPTFRGMRWNLLKTYDKIYTIDLHGNSKKQEISPDGSPDVNVFDIMQGVAITIFVKTGKKINNQLGKVFHYDLFGKRELKYDFLNNNSIKSIKYKELPNVPPNYFMVEKDFEAQKIYDKGFKVNKLFKVSSLGIQTHRDNFSIAFNKQLIEKRMSDFFNEEIQNEELINKYKLKETKEWQLDKYRKDSYKDELNVKIDYRFFDTRYTYYSRNVIDRNRNNVMQHMLRRNIALTISKQLSVTGFHHIFLSKNIQESCLISLKTKEGGYSFPLYLYPESNGQQSIDQTTERTPNLNLEIVNQIAKKLDLVFTNEKESRESTFAPIDILDYIYAVLYSPTYRDKYKEFLKIDFAKVPFPKDKQSFWKLVKLGGEIRQIHLLESPKVEDYITSYPKDGDNVITTKIGKKDWELFDKEKQLGRIWINDEQYFDNVPLTAWEFYIGGYQPAQKWLKDRKEKTLEFDDILHYQKIIVALSETDRLMKEIDKIEIE; translated from the coding sequence ATGACAATAGAAAATTACATTGACAACATAAATCAGAGATACAAACTCGGAAACGCAACAGAACATACTTTTAGAGGAGACTTACAGCAGCTAATTGAGAGTTTAGTGCCTGAAGTTAGAGCAACCAACGAACCGAAAAGACAAAGTTGCGGAGCACCTGATTATATCTTAACTAAAAAAGATATTCCTGTTGGGTTTATTGAAGCAAAAGACATTGATAACAAAGACCTTGAAGGAAAAAAGAAATCGGTAAACAAAGAACAATTTGACCGCTACAAAGCATCATTAGACAACCTGATTTTTACGGACTACATCAATTTTCATTTATACAATGACGGAGATTTTATAACCAAAATTGCCATTGCAGAAATAACTGAAAAAGGAATTATTGCTTTACCTCAAAATTTCGCAAGGTTTGAAAATCTTATCAAAGACTTTTGTGTACACATTGGACAAAACATAAAAAGTTCCAAAAAATTAGCAGAAATGATGGCGGGCAAAGCCCGCCTGCTATCTGATGTTATTGAAAAGGCTTTGACCAGTGATGAAACACATAATGAAGACAGTACACTTAAAGAGCAAATGACTGCTTTTAAAAGTATTCTGATTCATGATATTACTCCCAAAGGATTTGCAGACGTTTATGCACAAACCATTGCTTACGGAATGTTTGCTGCTCGTTTGCACGACCCAACTTTAGATACTTTTAGCAGACAGGAAGCGGCTGAATTGATTCCTAAATCAAATCCATTTCTAAGAAAATTGTTTGGCTACATAGCTGGGCCTGATATTGACGACCGTATTAAATGGATTGTAGATAATCTTACCGAAATATTTTTAGCCTGTAATGTTGAAGAAATTCTAAAAAATTACGGAAAGACAACAAAAATGGAAGACCCAATTATCCATTTTTACGAAACTTTCTTGGCGGAATATGACCCAAAACTAAGAAAAGCAAGAGGTGTTTGGTACACTCCTGCTCCGGTTGTAAATTTTATTGTTCGTGCAGTTGATGATATTTTGAAAACAGAATTTGATTTACCACAAGGTTTAGCAGACACTTCAAAAACAAAAATTAAAGTAAATACTCAAATTCCTGATAAAAATTTTAAATCTGGTTATAAACAAGTTGAACAAGAAGTACATAAAGTACAAATTCTTGACCCAGCTACAGGAACAGGAACTTTTTTAGCAGAAGTAATAAAACACGTAAACAAAAAATTTAAAGGACAAGAAGGAATTTGGAGCGGTTACGTAGAAAATCATTTACTCCCACGCTTAAACGGTTTTGAATTGCTAATGGCAAGTTATGCAATGGCTCATTTGCAATTGGATTTATTGCTAAAAGAAACAGGGTTTAAAGCGACTACAAACCAACGAACAAGAGTTTATTTAACAAACAGTTTAGAAGAATACCACCCAGATACAGGAACTTTATTTGCAGGGTGGTTAAGTAGTGAAGCTAACGAAGCCAATCATATTAAACGCGATAGCCCAGTTATGTGTGTTATTGGAAATCCGCCTTATAGTGGAGAAAGTTCCAATAAAGGAGCTTGGATAATGGATTTAATGCAAGACTACAAAAAAGAACCAGGCGGAAAGGAAAAACTAAAAGAGCGAAACCCAAAATGGATAAATGACGATTATGTAAAGTTCTTACGCTACGGTCAGCATTTTATTGAAAAAAATGGGAGCGGGGTTTTAGCTTTTATTAATCCTCACGGTTTTTTGGATAATCCTACTTTTAGAGGAATGCGTTGGAATTTATTGAAAACGTATGATAAAATTTATACGATTGATTTACATGGGAATAGTAAAAAACAGGAGATTTCTCCTGATGGTTCGCCTGATGTAAATGTATTTGATATTATGCAGGGTGTTGCAATTACCATTTTTGTAAAAACAGGTAAGAAAATTAATAATCAATTAGGTAAAGTGTTTCATTATGATTTATTTGGAAAAAGAGAATTAAAATATGATTTCTTAAATAATAACTCAATAAAATCAATAAAGTACAAAGAATTACCTAATGTTCCTCCAAACTATTTTATGGTGGAAAAAGACTTTGAGGCGCAGAAAATTTATGATAAAGGATTTAAGGTTAATAAACTATTCAAAGTTAGTTCTCTAGGAATACAAACTCATCGAGATAATTTTTCAATTGCATTTAATAAGCAATTAATAGAAAAAAGAATGAGTGATTTTTTTAATGAAGAAATACAAAATGAAGAACTCATTAATAAATATAAACTAAAGGAAACAAAAGAATGGCAACTTGATAAATACAGAAAAGATAGTTACAAAGACGAACTTAATGTAAAAATAGATTACCGATTTTTTGATACCCGCTATACTTATTATTCTAGGAATGTGATTGATAGAAATAGAAATAATGTTATGCAACATATGCTAAGAAGAAATATTGCTTTGACAATTTCTAAACAATTGAGTGTTACAGGTTTCCATCATATATTTTTATCTAAAAATATACAAGAATCTTGTTTAATTTCATTAAAAACAAAAGAAGGTGGATATTCTTTTCCACTTTATCTCTACCCTGAATCAAACGGGCAGCAATCTATTGATCAAACCACCGAAAGAACCCCAAATTTAAACTTGGAAATAGTAAATCAAATTGCAAAAAAACTTGATTTGGTATTTACTAACGAAAAAGAATCTAGAGAAAGCACCTTTGCCCCAATCGATATTTTAGATTACATCTATGCTGTTTTATATTCACCAACTTACCGAGATAAATACAAAGAATTTTTAAAAATAGATTTTGCTAAAGTTCCTTTCCCAAAAGACAAACAATCCTTTTGGAAATTGGTAAAATTGGGCGGAGAAATACGCCAAATTCATTTATTGGAATCTCCAAAAGTGGAAGATTACATTACAAGTTATCCAAAAGATGGAGACAATGTAATCACAACCAAAATTGGCAAAAAGGATTGGGAATTGTTTGATAAAGAAAAGCAATTGGGTAGAATATGGATAAATGATGAGCAGTATTTTGATAATGTTCCTCTAACAGCTTGGGAGTTTTATATTGGTGGTTATCAACCAGCTCAAAAATGGCTCAAAGACCGTAAAGAAAAAACCTTAGAATTTGATGATATTTTGCATTATCAAAAAATAATTGTTGCCCTTTCTGAAACGGATAGATTAATGAAAGAAATTGATAAAATTGAGATTGAATGA
- the dnaE gene encoding DNA polymerase III subunit alpha, with protein MYLIFDTETTGLPKSWNAPITDTDNWPRCIQIAWQLHDAMGNVMEHNDFLIKPAGFNIPFDAERIHGISTELAEENGIELEKGLQIFKEALAKAKFIVGQNLQFDINIMGCEFHRLGIENNLTKIPVLDTCTEKTALMCQIPGGRGGKFKLPTLTELHHHLFGVDFSEAHNATADVEATTRCFLELIRLKEFTKEELDVEADYFKNFSETNPKPIQVIGLKHINLKKESEKIRKRLEKLKDVQETKSTSEGLAELETVKFAHLHNHTQFSVLQSTMQIANIVKAAAADNMPAIAMTDTANMMAAFHFVNEVLKHNKNTDNPIKPIVGCEFNVCEDHKNKSQKDNGYQVVLLAKNKRGYHNLAKMSSIAFVDGFYYVPRIDREIIKKYKEDIIVLTGNLYGEVPSKILNLGENQAEEALLWWKEQFKDDLYIEVMRHNQQDEDIVNETLLKFAKKHQIKVVATNNTFYLEKKDANAHDILLCVKDGEKQATPKGKGRGYRYGLPNEEYYFKSTEEMKTLFADLPEAIINIQEIVDKIEVFTLARDVLLPAFDIPEQFKDPEDEKDNGKRGENNFLRHLTYEGAKKRYGEITESIKERLDFELSVIEKTGYPGYFLIVEDFIREARNMDVSVGPGRGSAAGSVVAYCLWITNIDPIKYDLLFERFLNPERVSMPDIDIDFDDEGRGRVMDYVIEKYGANQVAQIITYGTMAAKSSIRDTARVLDLPLFEADRIAKLIPGIKLKNIFSDDAKSKEKVADLRAEEKQLVEELKHMSLGTDLVSETINKATILEGSVRNTGIHACGVIITPGDITNYVPVALAKDSDMYVTQFDNSVVESAGLLKMDFLGLKTLTLIKDTVKIVKAKHSIVLDPENFPLDDEKTYELFQKGETVGIFQYESPGMQKHMRSLKPTVFADLIAMNALYRPGPMEYIPSFINRKHGTEDIEYDLPAMEEYLAETYGITVYQEQVMLLSQKLADFTKGEADVLRKAMGKKQIEVLDKMKPKFIKQAAANGHDAEKLEKIWKDWEAFASYAFNKSHSTCYAWIAYQTAYLKAHYPAEYMASVLSNNMNDIKAVSFFMEECKRMGLQVLGPDLNESFLKFSVNNEGAVRFGMAAVKGVGAGAVRAIIKEREKNGNYTSIFDLAKRVDLRAANKKSFDSLVKAGAFDSFTDTHRAQYFAVDEKGITFLERAMKFGSKFQENENSAQVSMFGETSSVQFPEPDIPECETWGTMELLSQEKEVIGIYISAHPLDDFKNELKFCNASLKYFKGDLAKFVNMNLAFAAIITDVQHRVSKAGKGWALFTMEDYGDSHEFRIFGEDYLKMKHFLVPNSFLFVRATIQPGWTNKEGVVGEPRLKFTEMKLLHDIMDELCKKVTIQLPLNEIKEDTILNLESILKNTPGKQSLHFTVWDEQEKLEISLPSRNTKIHISNELLATLESQQITYKLN; from the coding sequence ATGTACTTAATTTTCGATACAGAAACTACTGGTTTACCAAAAAGTTGGAATGCTCCAATTACAGACACAGACAATTGGCCCAGGTGTATTCAAATTGCATGGCAACTGCACGATGCTATGGGAAATGTTATGGAGCATAACGACTTTCTTATAAAGCCAGCTGGGTTTAACATACCTTTTGATGCCGAGAGAATTCATGGAATTTCAACAGAACTAGCAGAAGAAAACGGAATTGAGCTAGAAAAAGGATTGCAAATATTTAAAGAGGCATTGGCAAAAGCCAAATTTATAGTGGGGCAAAACTTACAGTTCGATATTAATATTATGGGATGCGAATTCCATAGATTGGGCATCGAAAACAACCTAACTAAAATACCAGTTTTAGATACCTGTACAGAAAAAACAGCTCTTATGTGTCAAATTCCTGGTGGTAGAGGTGGTAAATTTAAGCTACCAACATTAACGGAATTACACCATCATCTTTTTGGAGTAGATTTTAGCGAAGCACACAATGCAACTGCAGATGTAGAAGCAACTACACGCTGTTTTCTTGAATTAATTAGGTTAAAAGAATTTACAAAAGAAGAGCTAGATGTAGAGGCAGATTACTTTAAAAATTTCTCTGAAACCAATCCGAAGCCAATTCAGGTGATTGGTTTAAAACACATCAACCTAAAAAAGGAAAGTGAAAAAATTCGTAAGCGTTTAGAAAAACTAAAAGACGTTCAAGAAACCAAATCTACCTCAGAGGGTTTGGCAGAGTTAGAAACCGTAAAATTTGCTCATTTACACAATCATACTCAGTTTTCGGTACTTCAATCTACCATGCAAATTGCCAATATTGTTAAAGCCGCTGCAGCAGACAATATGCCTGCAATTGCAATGACAGACACTGCAAACATGATGGCAGCCTTTCATTTTGTAAACGAAGTATTAAAACACAATAAAAATACAGACAATCCTATTAAACCAATTGTAGGCTGTGAATTTAATGTGTGTGAAGACCATAAAAATAAATCGCAAAAAGATAATGGATATCAAGTAGTTTTATTAGCTAAAAATAAAAGAGGGTACCATAATTTAGCAAAAATGTCTTCTATTGCTTTTGTAGATGGTTTTTACTATGTACCAAGAATAGACCGAGAAATTATAAAAAAATACAAAGAAGATATTATTGTATTAACAGGAAACTTGTACGGAGAGGTTCCAAGCAAAATTTTAAATCTCGGAGAAAACCAAGCGGAAGAAGCATTACTTTGGTGGAAAGAACAATTTAAAGACGATTTGTATATAGAGGTTATGCGCCATAACCAACAAGATGAAGACATTGTAAATGAAACGCTTTTAAAATTCGCAAAAAAACACCAAATAAAGGTTGTAGCCACTAACAACACCTTCTATTTAGAAAAAAAAGACGCCAATGCTCACGATATTCTTTTGTGTGTAAAAGACGGAGAAAAACAAGCAACTCCCAAAGGAAAAGGTAGAGGGTATCGTTACGGATTACCAAACGAAGAATATTATTTTAAGTCTACAGAAGAAATGAAAACGCTTTTTGCAGACCTGCCAGAAGCCATTATTAATATTCAAGAAATTGTAGATAAAATTGAGGTTTTTACGCTAGCTAGAGATGTACTTTTACCTGCTTTTGATATTCCAGAGCAGTTTAAAGATCCGGAAGATGAAAAAGACAACGGCAAACGTGGTGAAAACAACTTTTTAAGACATCTAACCTACGAAGGAGCAAAAAAACGATATGGCGAAATTACAGAAAGCATAAAAGAGCGTTTAGATTTTGAACTTTCTGTTATTGAAAAAACAGGTTATCCTGGTTATTTTCTTATTGTAGAAGATTTTATAAGAGAAGCCAGAAATATGGATGTTTCTGTTGGCCCAGGACGTGGTTCTGCAGCAGGCTCTGTTGTAGCATATTGTTTGTGGATTACAAATATAGATCCTATAAAATACGATTTACTTTTTGAGCGTTTCTTAAATCCCGAACGTGTATCTATGCCAGATATCGATATCGATTTTGATGACGAAGGTCGTGGTAGAGTAATGGATTATGTAATTGAAAAATATGGCGCTAACCAAGTAGCGCAAATTATTACTTACGGAACAATGGCTGCAAAGTCTTCTATAAGAGATACTGCAAGGGTTTTAGACTTACCGCTATTTGAAGCAGACAGAATTGCAAAATTAATTCCGGGTATTAAACTAAAAAATATTTTTAGCGACGATGCTAAAAGTAAAGAAAAAGTAGCCGATTTACGTGCCGAAGAAAAACAGTTAGTAGAAGAGCTAAAGCACATGTCTTTAGGTACAGATTTAGTTTCTGAAACTATCAACAAAGCAACTATTTTAGAGGGCTCTGTTAGAAATACAGGTATTCATGCTTGTGGTGTAATTATTACTCCAGGAGATATTACCAATTATGTACCTGTAGCACTTGCAAAAGATTCTGACATGTATGTTACTCAATTTGACAACTCTGTTGTAGAATCTGCCGGACTCTTAAAAATGGACTTTTTAGGGTTAAAAACATTAACTTTAATAAAAGATACTGTAAAAATTGTAAAAGCAAAACATAGTATTGTTTTAGATCCAGAAAATTTTCCGTTAGACGATGAAAAAACATATGAATTGTTTCAAAAAGGAGAAACCGTAGGTATTTTCCAATACGAGTCTCCAGGAATGCAGAAACATATGCGTTCTTTAAAGCCTACAGTTTTTGCAGATTTAATTGCTATGAATGCCCTTTACAGACCTGGGCCAATGGAATATATTCCTAGTTTTATTAACAGAAAACACGGAACAGAAGACATAGAATACGACTTGCCTGCTATGGAAGAATACTTAGCAGAAACCTATGGTATTACCGTATATCAGGAGCAAGTAATGCTGCTTTCTCAAAAGCTAGCCGATTTTACAAAGGGGGAAGCTGATGTTTTACGTAAAGCAATGGGTAAAAAGCAAATTGAGGTTTTAGATAAAATGAAACCTAAATTTATTAAACAAGCTGCAGCAAACGGACATGATGCCGAAAAATTAGAAAAAATATGGAAAGATTGGGAGGCATTTGCTAGTTATGCTTTTAACAAATCTCACTCTACTTGCTACGCTTGGATTGCCTACCAAACTGCTTACTTAAAAGCTCATTACCCAGCAGAATATATGGCTTCTGTACTTTCTAATAACATGAATGATATTAAAGCTGTTTCATTTTTTATGGAAGAATGTAAACGCATGGGATTACAAGTTTTAGGACCCGATTTAAATGAATCTTTCTTAAAGTTCTCTGTAAATAATGAGGGAGCTGTTCGTTTCGGAATGGCAGCTGTTAAAGGTGTTGGTGCTGGTGCTGTAAGAGCTATTATTAAAGAACGTGAAAAAAATGGCAACTACACCTCTATCTTCGACCTAGCAAAACGAGTAGACTTACGTGCTGCCAACAAAAAATCTTTTGATAGCCTTGTAAAAGCAGGTGCTTTTGATTCGTTTACAGATACCCATAGAGCTCAATATTTTGCAGTAGATGAAAAAGGGATAACTTTTTTAGAACGTGCCATGAAATTTGGTAGTAAATTTCAAGAAAATGAAAATTCTGCTCAGGTTTCTATGTTTGGAGAGACCTCTTCAGTTCAATTTCCTGAACCGGATATTCCAGAGTGTGAAACCTGGGGAACAATGGAACTTTTATCACAAGAAAAAGAAGTTATTGGTATCTACATTTCTGCACATCCTTTAGACGACTTTAAAAATGAACTAAAGTTTTGTAATGCTTCTTTAAAATACTTTAAAGGAGACTTGGCAAAGTTTGTAAACATGAATCTAGCTTTTGCAGCTATCATTACAGATGTTCAACATAGAGTTTCTAAAGCTGGTAAAGGTTGGGCACTTTTTACAATGGAAGATTATGGCGACAGTCATGAATTTAGAATTTTTGGAGAAGACTACTTAAAAATGAAACATTTTTTAGTACCCAATTCTTTTCTATTTGTAAGAGCAACTATTCAGCCAGGATGGACAAATAAAGAGGGTGTTGTTGGTGAACCCAGATTAAAATTTACAGAAATGAAGCTTTTACATGATATTATGGATGAGCTTTGCAAAAAAGTAACCATACAACTTCCTCTTAATGAAATTAAAGAAGATACTATTTTAAACCTAGAGTCAATTTTAAAAAATACTCCAGGAAAACAAAGTCTTCATTTTACCGTTTGGGATGAGCAAGAAAAGTTAGAAATTAGCTTGCCAAGTAGAAATACTAAAATTCATATATCGAATGAATTATTAGCAACATTAGAGAGTCAGCAGATTACTTACAAACTAAACTAG